The following DNA comes from Chitinophaga nivalis.
AGGGCGCGGTGAGCCGTATCATCGGGGCCAATATTATCTGTATTCCATCGCCTACCTTGCGGGGGCTGGGTACTTCCGGCGGGTTCTCCTTTATCCTGGAGCAAAAAAGTAATCCCGATATCAAACAGTTTATGCAGGTAATGGGACAGTTCCTGATGGCCGCCAATCAGCGGCCGGAGATTGCCCGTGCCTACGCTTTCTTCAGCGCCAATACGCCGCAGTTTAATGTGGAGGTAGACAGGGATAAATGTAAACAGCTGGGTGTAGCCGTCAGCGATGTGTTTAATGCCCTGCAGACTTTCCTGGGCGGACTTTATGTCAACGACTTTACAAAGTTCAGTCGCAGCTTCCGGGTGGTATTGCAGGCCGATTCGTTGTACCGGACGAGTATCGATAACCTGAACACCTATTACGTCAGAAATGCCAATGGGGAAATGGTGCCGCTCAGTGCACTCATTACCTCGCAGAAATCTGCCGGCGCCCCGGTAATCAATCACTTCAACCTGTACCGCTCCGTGGAAATAGACGGCGACAGTAAAGCCGGTTACAGTAGTGGTGATGCCATCGAAGCCCTCAAGGAAGTGGCGGCGCAGACCTTACCGGATAACTTCGGGTATGAGTGGGCCAACGTATCCTTGCAGGAAATTGAAGCGGGTAATAAAAGTGTGCTGATCTTCGGACTGTCGATCCTGTTTGTATTTCTCCTGCTCACCGCCTTGTACGAAAGCTGGTCGGTGCCGTTCTCCGTATTGCTGGCGGTGCCTATTGCGTTGTTTGGTTCCATTGTGGCGTTGGTACTAACGAAACAGGCCAACAGTGTGTACTCTCAGATTGGATTGATTACACTCATCGGGCTGGCCGCCAAAAATGCGATTCTTATTGTGGAGTTCTGTAAAGAGCGGGTAGATAAAGGTATGCCTTTGCTGGAAGCTACACTGGAAGCAGTAAAACTGCGTTTCCGGCCAATTCTCATGACTTCATTCGCTTTCATTCTCGGGGTGGTGCCGCTGTGCCTGGCAAAAGGTGCGGGTGCGGCTTCCCGGGTAAATATAGGCTTCACCGTAGTAGGCGGGATGCTGGCAGCTACCGTACTGGCGATATTCAGTGTGCCGGTGTTGTATGTACTCATTACCCGGCTCGCCTATGGTAAAAAGAAACTGGCCGACCTGGAGGCACATGGCAGTGAACAGAAACGTCCGCAGGGTCTCGGAGAATAAGTTAACTTCATGGTATGAAAAACACGGAACGTTTCAGTAGCCGGGCTGATAATTATGTAAAGTACCGGCCCCATTATCCGGTTGCTATGATCGCCTATCTGGAAAAGACGACCGGTTTATCAAGAGCATCTATTGTGGCGGATATTGGTGCGGGCACCGGTATGGCTGCCCTGCCTTTCCTGGACAATGGCAATACCGTGTTCGCGGTAGAACCCAATGCAGCGATGCAGGAAGCGGGAACGGTAGCCATGCAGCGTTATCCGAACTATAAACAAATAACGGGAACGGCAGAACGTACTTCCCTGCCGGATGCGTCTATAGACCTGATTATCGCAGGTACCGCTTTTCACTGGTTCGATCAGCAGGCCACCAAAACAGAGTTCCGGCGGATTGCCCGAAAGGGTGCCTATACCGTGCTGATGTGGAATGTACGCCGGTCTGAACTGCCCTTCGAAAAAGCCTATGAGCAGTTGTTACATCAGTATGGCAATAACTATAAAGGTATGCAGCACAGAAACGTAGGTACGTTGGAGTTAGCCTCGTTTTTTGCGCCACATGAAATGTTGCAGCATACTATCCAGAATGTACAGACGTTTGATTTCGCCGGACTGAAAGGCCGGTTGTTATCTTCTTCCTATGTGCCGGAAGCTGGTGAACCGGCACATGCGCCGATGATGAAAGGTTTGCAGGAATTGTTTGAGCAATACCAGGCCAACGGTACGGTACAGTTTCATTATGAAACACAGTTGTATACCGGCCGTGTCTGAAAATTTTTTGCCCGTTTTTCCGGAGATGATTACAGGTATTTTCCTGTTGTCTGTTCCGAAAAAACGGGCAAAATATATGCGTGAGCTACCTGGTTTATGCCAGGCTGTTATATAAGATCTCAATCGGATGCAGGGCTTTTACGCCGGTACCATCCTTTACCTGATGCCGGCAGCTCGTACCGGGAGCTGCTATCAGGGTATCTGCCGGTGCATTGCGTACCGCCGGGAACAATACCATTTCACCGATTTGCATACTCAGGTCATAGTGTTCTTTTTCATACCCGAAAGAGCCGGCCATTCCGCAGCAGCCGGAAGGAATCACTTCTACGGTATAGTGTTGTGGCAGCGACAGCATTTTTTTACTGTGCAATGCAGAAGACAATGCCTTTTGCTGACAGTGGCCATGCAGTTTAATATGCTGCGGCTGACTGGTAAACTGGGCCGCGGTGATATGTCCTTTATCGGCTTCTTTGGCCAGGAATTCATCTATCAGGTATACGTGCCGGGCCAGGTCTTTGGCCTGCTGCCGTAACCCTTCTCTTACCAGGTCCGGATACTCGTCCCGGAAGCTCAGGATAGCAGAAGGTTCTACTCCCAGCAGAGGAATATTTTCGTTTATAACGGTACTGAATATACGAACATTCTGTTCGGCAATTTCACGTGCCTTACGCAACAGTCCCTTGGACATATACGCGCGGGCGCTTTCCGGGTGAGCGGTCATCTTTACATCATACCCCAGGCGGTGCAGCAGCTGTACCGCTTTAATGCCGATCTGGGTATCATTGTAATTGGTAAACTCATCACAGAAAAGATATACCGGCTGTTTTCCTTTAGGTCCCTTCATTTCTTTAGGCCATTTTTCGTAGAACCATTTCCGTAAGGTAATGGTATGCATACCAGGCAGGGAACGTTTGGGGGCAAAGCCCGACATTTTACGAATGAAACCACCGGTGACGCGGTTGTTGATCAGGCCATTGTATACACCTGGCAGGAAAGCCGCCAGGGCCGACAGTTTGGAGAAATTACCAATCAGCCGTGACCGCA
Coding sequences within:
- a CDS encoding class I SAM-dependent methyltransferase, which translates into the protein MKNTERFSSRADNYVKYRPHYPVAMIAYLEKTTGLSRASIVADIGAGTGMAALPFLDNGNTVFAVEPNAAMQEAGTVAMQRYPNYKQITGTAERTSLPDASIDLIIAGTAFHWFDQQATKTEFRRIARKGAYTVLMWNVRRSELPFEKAYEQLLHQYGNNYKGMQHRNVGTLELASFFAPHEMLQHTIQNVQTFDFAGLKGRLLSSSYVPEAGEPAHAPMMKGLQELFEQYQANGTVQFHYETQLYTGRV